The sequence below is a genomic window from Uranotaenia lowii strain MFRU-FL chromosome 2, ASM2978415v1, whole genome shotgun sequence.
AATGCAATATTGAAACAATTTCTCTTCCCTCATAGGATGAGTTAGCCATTAAAAGAAACGgcttctgcgatgagggtcggatttctttttcaagaattttctcatcagaggtaTAAACATATTAATCACATTCCTCCAACCTGCTGGTACGCTGGAAAAGTCAGGGTAAGAAAAAAATTCCGAGAATTTAATCTTGCCAtcatccgaaaagctgggaAAATCATTAGACGATGGATCAGATgtagtttctctgggaatttTTGCATTCCCGTTATCTACTGATGGGCCTGAATTCTGAAGGAAagcctggggttttgacttTCTAGAAAGTGGAGGGAAGTCCTCCGAAGACGGATTAAAACCCGAAGGACTCTGAATAGAAGgggtagaattactgtttccactttgaggatttcttctaattttaattttactagTAGCCAATCTGGTTTGTGTTTTAGTggtgcgtttcctttttggagcctgtggtatattattttttttaaatgtcccaGTTGATGTCCCTTCACATCgatcctccccttcggactCATTCTCGCGTAGAAGGCCAAACTGGTTTTCTGAGAcgattgacaaaaaattcaacattatGTCTCTATATAATTtcagagtaaggttgccagattttttctaCACGTGTATCGACAACTCCGGGcacttttatataaaaacctgaaaaaatccgggcatttgaattcaaaattgacgaccgaaaaccgggcaaattttgtcaaaacccagaatttactcaacaaaaaaaattgaaaagaaatttaaagatcaaaattaaaccttaaacctttcatggttatttatatgaaacttgttttaaaaaaaattaattttggaggcataaatgaaaaaaataatacaatccatgctttttttgtttgatcgcaaataaagtgaataaatccgggcaaaattcgggcaattttcaatgaaaaccgggaaaccgggccgggccggactgctcccaaattttgtataaaatatccgggcaaacctgagaaacctggcaaccttatcttAAAGTGAGTTTTCAGAGAACTCTTGATCCTGCTCGCTGCTTGTATTATGCACGAAGTTTCCTCATacttctccccgcacttagaaCAGAACAGCGTGTCAACTTCTAGAActtctggcagaacatgaccgaaAGCATGGCGTGCGTACAGCACCTTGAACGTGGGGAGGCCTGGGTctttgaatcggccaaccccggACTTCACCAGATCATCGGCGGTCAAATCCTcttcggttaccactccgtcgatttccacgtcacgagcgggaacgtaaacgCAATGCTCGATCGTAAACTTCGGGTTACTCCATGGATATGGAAAGCGTTAGTATGCTCCATGGTACACTCGTTTACGAATCACCTCCAGTATACTTCCCAGCCTCTACTGTCATGATTCGAGACTTGACTTCCTCTCTAACGACTTGTGATTAAGTTCGCACTCGTGATATGAAGCCCGCTCTTCTACCACTATTTGCTTGTGCTCCGCCTGTATTCGAGTCCACTTTTACGGCTTGAGATGGCTCGAGGTCCCCTTCTCTGCTCGTCCTTGTGCCAGTCATAAGAAGCTTATCCTAGACttgcgcctgtcacagcacgcGTCCGGTCGTACGTGAACCCACTCTACCTGAGTGCATTCCGTGAATTCTCCGTACAAGTTTGACTGCGGAGAAATTATAGTCTTATTCCCGCAGCTTCCGACGGCGGTGGGGGTATCCTAGAAAACGCACGCGACGTGCCTAGCAAATCCTTATACGTAGAAGGaatagtcttatctttgtatgacACCCTGCTAGGATCGGGTCCATTCGACTCGGAAGCCATCCTCCAAAGAGCAATCTGTCCCGACCGAGATTCGGTCTTCTCAAATCTCGAGCATGTCACAGGAGAACACGTTTGTGACTTTTACGAAGACGAACCCCGACTGGATAGGCGACGTAGAGTATTCTGCATCGCAAATTCGACATCTTCTATTAATACGTTCggcgccacgctcattttggtagttttactagacGGGTCCAAAgaaaagcaaagagggagaacttcaatatttgaaacgtgtggcttAACTCAGAGgataacttgagtaagagaacGTCAcatgtttttgatgtgacggggcttCCTAGGAATACATCCGTCACACGAATATGGTTCCCATTCCCAtgacgacgaacgtgttaacggAATCTGCAGAAATACGACTTtttccgcagtcgaactcgtaggtgCATTGTATTCGCGCTGCGGGGTCTTCTCTCATACTTCACGAAACAGCTGGAGACGACCTTTTTCGCTCATGTTGATCATAGCGTCGtctttctcgtttttttttttgttatgggagtTTAGCACGGAGTGTCATTCTTTCctattttctcttaaatttcgGGCAGGAGGTTTCTACTTGCAAGGAAACTTTTTAGCTTTTTCTCTACGTCAGGGCAATTGGCAAGTATTTGCCTTAAGCTGCTAGCTAATTGATACGCTGCTCTGTGCTCTTCGTATATAGAGCAATCAATCAGGATGTGTTTGACGGAGACAACACAATTGCACGAAGGGCAAATGGGAGGGTTGTCCCTATCAAAAAATAGGACTGAGTTAGTCTGGTGTGGCCTATCCGTAACCGGGTTAGGGCAGTTCTCTCTCTGGGGTTTTTCCGGTCGATCCGTTTTCGGGGGCAGTTTTCACTTCACTTAGTTTGGCTGTCCGGTTTTTTGACCAGTTTCTATCCCAGGCTAGGGAAAGTTTGTTGGAGGTGTAACGATAGGCATCTTATTGAGGGATAGATATTTGTGAAGGGGTGAGATTGGCACCTATTGAGGCCAGCCGGTCTGCAGATTCGTTGCCGGGTATACCGGCGTGTCCAGGAACCCAAAATAgggtagttttttttgtttaaagcttcgCTTGTTATGAATGAAATCCAGGGGTGCTTTATGTTGTCCTTGGATACGGCTTTTAGCACACTAGCTGAGTCGGAGAAGATGGTTAGAGATGTTGAATGGTTTTGGGTTTTCTGGAGGGCGTCCGATACGGCATATGCTTCGGCGCTGAAAACGGAACACTGGGTTGGTAAGGCGATGCTTCGTTTATCGGAGTGGTCATCAATGCCGCAACCGACTCTGTCGTCAAAAGTCTTAGACCCGTCGGTGTATATGTGGGTAGTCGTTTTGTATTTTCTGTCGAGGAGTTGGTAGAGTGCGGTAGGACTGTGCTAGAGGGTTGACCGGCTTTGATTTCAAGGGACAGGGAGAGATCGACGGATGGTGTTTTCTCGGTCCAATACCGAAAGGCGGGGGTTCTTCTTGGACAGATGGATGGAAGGGTAGAGTTAGTAAGTTCCAGGAGAAGAGTGTTGGTGCGAGATACTAATGTTGCCTCCGATGGCGAGCCAACGGAGAGATTTGGATGTTAAATGTTTGGCCACTAGATATCTGAAGGGATGCTGGCCGCTTTCAGCCAGAATAGATACAATTGGGCTTGTGACAAAGGCGGAACCAACTGTTCTGATGAACCCATTATATTCAGGGTTCGAGTTTATTAAAGAGACGTGGGCCGGACCTACTGATGAAACCAAGTCCGTAGAGTACTGATGGGAGTATCCATCCATGGACGAATCTTAGGAGGGAGTCGTGGTTGGCATGACTTGGGTTTTTATTCAGGATACGAAGAATGTTGGTCTTGTTTTTTGTGCTTTTTCTGACTTGATTGAGATAAGTTGAGAAATTTAGTCGATCATCAATCCATACACCCAAAAGTCGGATGGAGTGGACGAAGGGAATGGCTGGGTTAAGTAGTTTTAAAGTAGGGAGCGTTTTAAGTTTCTTTCTGTTAAGGCCCAGGTGGAGGAGTTTGGACTTGTCAGGAGAGAATTGAAAACCCATTCTGGGTGCCCAACTGGCTATTTTGTCCAGTGTTATTTGTAGTCTATTGCGTGCTAAGCGTGCGAAGGAAGATATCGAGACTAATGTGATATCGTCTGCGTAGACTAGGATCTTAGTGTGATCAGGGATGATTTTAAAGATAGAATTTATAGCGATAAGGCAGAAGGTGGGAGAGATTACTGACCCTTGTGGGACCCCTGTGAGTATTGGCTTTGGATTGGAAAGAGAGTAATTGATAAGGACCTGGATAGTGCGGTTTGATAGGAAGCTTTGTGTTTATTGGTATAGTCTACCGGCAAGTCCCCATTCTCTCAGAGCGGTAAGTATGGTGGTATGATCGACCCAATCAAACGCTTTGGATAAGTCCAAGGATAAGAGATCGATATGTTGGCTACGACTTAAAGCATCATCCACTATGCATTCTAGGAGGCAAAGATAGTCGTCAGTTGATCGGCCGGAACGAAAGGCGTATTGGCGGTCGTCTAAAAGATTTTGTTCAAGAACAGTATTGAGGCGGTGATTGACCAGCCTTTCCATAATCTTACCAGCACAGTCGATCAAGGTGATGGGGCGATAGCCAATAACcctttatttcatgattttttattttttcttgaaaaaattctcaatagtgatgagtacatgaagggaaaaataatggaaaaatattattttctcatatttcgaggatttagccaaaatattaattgttgctaatttgcaacaacatgaaatggttataCCTTTTCGTTCCTCATACAAGACAGCtagaaataaatgcttattcctaatttaTCTAGCTCTAATCGTAGTTAAAGCTCAAGAACTTCGTAAACCTAGTGTCTGGACACAATTTAGCTGGGGTTAGTACCTAAGTATGTTGGttattcaccatgggtgcacggatttacctaagtttctgcctaagtatgtgcttacaTGCATTATTCAGATCAAttagttcgacaaatttccaatgcagctTACACTATATCCGAACCAAATGGCTTCGTTTGATCTGTTATCGAGTAAATGTATTACTTATGTTGATGaaagtatattttggaagaacaagtcaatcaggtgggctagtttactataTGAATTCCGGTATCCGTGTATATTTAGCTGACCTGgaaaactgattgaacattcttatataTGAGAATTTCAAGGAAgcacatcttacctgttggccatttatgtaatttggACCTAAAAGTTTCCTGCCGATACCCGTAATCGAACCCATTACGCctagcataccaaaaccagactcacgCCAGCGTATTCTCTAGCGGCTAGACCTTCTAGGCACAGTATTATTTTGGGAGCCGGGAGGGTGACGCATGGTTGATGATCTagccaaaagaatttgttcttggTTTTCCCCAATATTTTAACAGTTGTCAGCCATTTTGTTCAGTTAGAGGCTTATTTATCtgctttatttcaaaaatatctcgacaacatgataatataacattaaaaataataaaactttcgTAAGGAAACATATACACTGTTTAAacgatgaaacattagaaagcaCACTTTGTAGCCCATAGACCTAACTAAAggtgctaccgttgcatgatgttgcaaatttgcaacaattaattgaAAGCCGttatatcagacaaaaaatcaaaaaaatcttcaaattgtattcaattgtgttaattgcattactgaaaatgcgaaaatattttcttcagacaaaattttttttcgcagtgtgaattggactaggtcaaaactctgaaaaataagcctttttaaatatttcatatttttcagattcaaattggTCTAGTTTCTATATGTAtactcagaaagtcatttttttaaattcaacgtAATCTTaaagttagaaatattattgccctgaagaaaaaagttgactatTTGGTTTTCTGCAAAAGTTACAAcagctttaattaattgttgcaaatttgttactttatgaaacgaagggttaatattGTTTGGATCTTTTTGAGGTTTGAGGATGGGAATGCCGGTTTGGGGACGAGCACATGgtcgttcggctaaaatcccaaGTCGATGGGTgaggttagagaaacaagagagatcaacaGTGGgtaagatcacatgcgggatataaatggtgtttcgatagaaggtccagcagttgatcggcagagctcgattgctcgtgttcgatCACGTTCACTGTGGTGAAATTGACTAACGCGCCgctgtactgaagcggagattgcaggttcaagtcctgccggtgagccgttgtatcgttttcgaaaaattcatgatatttacgacCTATGTTCTTCCGTTCTTTGATAGGTcgtgtttctctaattctttccatcacctacgaaaatgtgattattttcaggtacaaagatgtgccaagcgatttcataacatcagtgtTGATTTCACTATCCAATTTTTATGAGGACTTGGCGTCCTATGCCACTGAACTCGTGCTACTCGTTACAGGACTTCAGTCGAACTTGCGTGGTAACTACTGAACTTTTTCCTCTCGGGGCTTATCAGTTTCGAGcccattcataaaatttttctctgTCATATTTACTGCTactatcatttttatcactatCTTCCGTTCACTTTGTGATCGTGATTTCAGACCATCTACACCTCTTGAGAAATGAGCCTGAATGGCTCTACTAGTTTTATGCATCTTATCCGTACTATATGAGTCCTTTCTCAAGAGCTACTATTGAATAACGCATAATTGTTAACGAAAATTCTCTTGGTTTCAGTTCTCATTCAAAGTCTGGCGCAAGATGATGTACGCATTCTGGCTGACCGTCATCGTGTACTCCATGTCCATCCTAGTGTTAGTCTATACCTACCAGTTCGATCAGTTCCCTCTCTATTGGAGGGAATATCTCAAGATTTCCGATACATTGTAAGTCgctcgtttgtttgtttgattaatataaaaaaaagttgacgatttttaatttggtaaaaatttcagacaAAAAGATATCGGTCTGGAGCTATACGAAACGAAACAACTTTTCCTGCATCTCCTCAATCCAACCATGATAGTCATCATCACCGTAATTCAGCTTCACTATTGCCATAAAAAATTCCTCGAAATCTCAGAAATACCAGTTATGTGAGTATTTATTCCAACGATTAAAAACTGGTAGATTCTATCAAAATATCTTCGATTTTTCAGTCAAGAAAGCGACATCCCAGTGATATCGGAAACCAGTTCAGCGTACGGTACATTTTCCAAGCGGAAAAAGCATAGCAGTGCAACGGATGCTCCACCCTTGGAAAGGGATCCCGAAAACTCGGAGGAAACGTCTCGGTTGAAAGGATCCAACAAGGAAGAGATCCAGGAGAGAGTGATCGCGGACAACACTTCGGAAATTCTAGAGGATCTGCGTTTCCGGAAGCTTTCGAAGCAAGAAATCAAGGGTGTAGCTCAGAAGATGTTTAACATCGTTTCCAAACTGGCGGAGCTGTTTTGGTTGTTTGCCGAAATTCATTTGCTGAAGATCATCCTCATCGTGGCGTTCTCACTGAGCGTGGAAACGATAAGTTTTATACATTTGATGTATGTGCTCATGACGGTATTCGCGGTGAAATCTCATACCGGTTCGTTGGTTCTCATTACGCGAATAATGTCGCTCATTTCTGCGATTTTGCTCATCACCACTATGATCTATCAGGTGGATTATATCAATGAATCGAACTATGAGAGCACGTGTCCCAACATCGACGTCAACGAGACCCATTGGGATATGAATAATGCCAAGTGGTTTGGATTCCAGAAAACCTCGGGGGTTAACAGCTTAGCGGATCTTTTGCGACCTTATCTGATCTACATCATAGTGGTTACGATCCATGCGGTTGTCGTGCTGCGTCAAACCATCCGACGGCTACGGCTTGGACAATCACCGAGAACTCCGCATCTGATGTTCCCAAATATCACCCGGGCGGATGCGGACAAGGACATCCCCCGTATGATCAAGTACCTGTTCAACTATGGGTACTATAAATTCGGTGTAGAAATCTCACTAGTAGCTTTGATTATCGTGACGGCGTGGAGGATGGACATCTTTTCCTGTTTCTACGCCATTTGGATATGTTTCTTGTTTCATATGACGAGGGAAGGATTGCGTAGGATATGGCGTGTCATAACCTGGTTTGTTGTGGTGATAATCCCCTTCCAATACGTGATCTTTATTGGGCTGCCTCCAATCCTTTGTGTTGATTATCCATGGGATATTGCCTTCTTAGACAGGTTCAGAAAATGGGCCATGCTTCCGGAGAATACGGCAGAGTTTCGGGAGCAAGCTTCGAAAATGGTAGCCGATTTTCTGCTACTGATGTTTTTGTGTCGTCAGACATTGGTCTTCCGGATCGAGATAAGGTACGCATCTTGTCCGGATGACTTTGGCGGTGGCAGTAATAAATCTGCCTTGGAAGATATCGATAAACTTGGGACGGTTCCGTTTATCAATCCTACTCCCGATTTCATAGCCAAAGTTCGGAACTGGCTAGATGTGGTAAAGCGAGGAGTTTTCCTCGTGTTTTTCTGGTTCACTCTTGCAATTGTGTTTTGGACCGGCTCCAGTCGAGTGACCCTTTTTTCGATAGGATATCTGATAGGGGCTTTCACATTTTTATGGCAAGGAACCGATTTCTACCTGAGACCGATTAAGTCTATTCTGAAAACGTAGGTCTATTAACTGCATTCAAAGTAgctttaatttaataaaaacatttttttttgcagatggAATGTTCTTATCGCTTACAATGTATTCGTTATAACAACGAAAACATTGCTGCAGCTAGTTGGTTGCCTGTATCTGCAGCAACTCACCGAGAGTACCTGTTGGTTGGTTCAGCTACTAGGGATCTCTTGTCTATCGGCAAGGGAAAATGGAGATGTGATACCGGATCCGGTTCAACCACCGGCACCGGATCTTTCCCAGTGCAACGTCCCGTATGATGATTCTGGCTTGTTCTGGGACGGAGTGTGTTTTGCCTTTTTGCTTTTGCAACGTCGGATTTTCGCTAGTCATTATTTCTGCCACATTATCAACGAAACGAAAGCGAGCACAATTTTAGCTTCGAGGTACTattgaagttatttttcaataatatttcagatttaatagttttttcatTAACAGAGGGGCAGAGCTTATCGAAGAACTTCGTATTAAGGAGGTCAAACTAGAGGCCGAGCGAGAGAGTCAgattttgcagaaaatcaaaatgaagatGGATCGTATCAAGGCTACCCAGCAGAAAATTTTGGAACCAGTTCATGAACCAAGCACTCATGCTAAAGGTATGTTTATCAGTAGAATAGGCCGACTTCTTTCTTTGTCTGTGAAATTATGTTCCGCGAAGACGAATTATAGTGAAATTAGAAATACTTTCGTTCGTTCggtttagtattttttgtaccaACATGtaagtattatttttaatttgtgggATGTAAGTACAAAGTTTTCCGTTCGATTATGCTTCGACATAGAAGAATCTAGAGATCACCTGCGTAGAAAGATGCCTTCAGAACACGGTAGAGGTAGAGTTTTGATAGAGTAGAATGGAGCACATCAAAACATCACTAACGAGAAAGACCTTCTGTTTCTATTTTCATTCTGTTCGGTCCATTTCGCGGCCAGATCTTGAAGGGGATGCATGCATAGCACGCACTCATAGTTTGTCATCATATGCAGGATATCATACTCCGATCGAAGATGAAATTGCCGGTGGTTCTATGATAATTGAAGGCGAAGGCATTTCAGAGATTCCATCGGACAACGGAAGATTGACCGTTGGACGGGGATCTTATCACACTCAGGTTAGCAATAGTAGCCACATGTCAAAACTATTGGAAATCCCACATACCATAAACAACTGGTTTACAACCATTTTAGGCACCTTCACCAAGCTCAGCACTAATGACTGTATCACTCGAAGCTTATCTAGATCCCCAGCGCATGTCGTTTGAATCACCGAATGAAATGCTGGCGAGAGTATGCAGTCCTGATGATACCTTCCCGGTATTCTCACCGCCACCTTGTGAGGTTAGTATATCCAAATCACATGCTAAACAGAAACTTCTGGGAACGAACTTTGAAACTCATCAAATTGTAGAAGGAACAACCTGCTCAGCAAACGAATACACTTATGCCGATCACGAAAACCGCTATGCAAACTCGTCAGCACCGTAGACAATCAAGTTTGAATGCCGTATCCTGGCCCAATCCGAATGAACTTACGGTTAGTCCTAGATTGGGAAGGCCGACCAGTAACCTCACGCCAGCCGAAgtaattgatcatttttgaaaggcAACAGTTGTTGTTAGTTCTAACTCTGCAAGATTTTATTCCAGGATACACCGGATCAAGTTATGTCCCCTCGCTCCCCAAGATCTCCACGATCCTTCACTCGACATCAACATAGACGTCAATCTAGTATGGGAACTTCCGTTGCGCCAGATGAACTCACGGTAGATCCAAGTCGTCGAAGATCCAGCTTCCTGGTTTCTCTTTTCGTCGATGACGACATGACTCGCTACGACGATGTAACTACGACGGGAGTAACACGGAAACGCTCACGCGGTAAAAGTTTCTGGGGACCAGTCGGAGAAGCTGGCCTTCGTGACTCAATACGATCCGCAGCGTCCCGATCTCCTCTCTCTCATCATGAGTGTAATTATAAACTATACAATTTTCT
It includes:
- the LOC129749644 gene encoding piezo-type mechanosensitive ion channel component-like isoform X5, with protein sequence MANYFICLVIQRLILPLILAICCLMRPVGLSLPYLLFLFGLPFVPVATPRSIKGSTGIYFKLYIVISILLLVSQIAFQIVFLALGYELIEPCKFLEVLLRHIGLVRFQGLDAAMVVYWISPEIIMSLAAVVVYIVLRRLVESIPDADQAPTSPTSLEAPDVLPMHCDAFPISREKLAFLTKLGVLLSVGMLCVAAVLQPSVPSGIYFVIFLGSATWWACYKELDRAFGVVLRITLAFLIVHITGLLAYQNPWPQQLLPQNDTIARILALTPILSSACDNVSDIRYVNFDSELGSDFYLNPVVLMICYYCISITSSLLMKPRSDLSKRRREGTTRGRIFPVIAPTLSASTSASAPDERTPLMRGGTRRVRDASASDAQNAIPQDSIAMHAIGRKKFSEEDDSSSFFEQIMLATGNVANFIYKNSYIFTNVIMMTWSIMYHSWLTFVLLIWANLIWIMPNQRKNMLNSSPFLVIYAELLLLAQYVYGMKLTDDELPSSVNITGINLAQIGFIKYRDYPCLPLLIKSSFTTMFWISLRQMIQEKQMERRTSTIADMAAPLQVTVGAATAAGSGPGRPLEKKSSAFITRTGTLINSFLIKFWIWVVAITLFLSGMTGIRMTGFRIVYMALFLIFVLTFQFSFKVWRKMMYAFWLTVIVYSMSILVLVYTYQFDQFPLYWREYLKISDTLQKDIGLELYETKQLFLHLLNPTMIVIITVIQLHYCHKKFLEISEIPVIQESDIPVISETSSAYGTFSKRKKHSSATDAPPLERDPENSEETSRLKGSNKEEIQERVIADNTSEILEDLRFRKLSKQEIKGVAQKMFNIVSKLAELFWLFAEIHLLKIILIVAFSLSVETISFIHLMYVLMTVFAVKSHTGSLVLITRIMSLISAILLITTMIYQVDYINESNYESTCPNIDVNETHWDMNNAKWFGFQKTSGVNSLADLLRPYLIYIIVVTIHAVVVLRQTIRRLRLGQSPRTPHLMFPNITRADADKDIPRMIKYLFNYGYYKFGVEISLVALIIVTAWRMDIFSCFYAIWICFLFHMTREGLRRIWRVITWFVVVIIPFQYVIFIGLPPILCVDYPWDIAFLDRFRKWAMLPENTAEFREQASKMVADFLLLMFLCRQTLVFRIEIRYASCPDDFGGGSNKSALEDIDKLGTVPFINPTPDFIAKVRNWLDVVKRGVFLVFFWFTLAIVFWTGSSRVTLFSIGYLIGAFTFLWQGTDFYLRPIKSILKTWNVLIAYNVFVITTKTLLQLVGCLYLQQLTESTCWLVQLLGISCLSARENGDVIPDPVQPPAPDLSQCNVPYDDSGLFWDGVCFAFLLLQRRIFASHYFCHIINETKASTILASRGAELIEELRIKEVKLEAERESQILQKIKMKMDRIKATQQKILEPVHEPSTHAKGYHTPIEDEIAGGSMIIEGEGISEIPSDNGRLTVGRGSYHTQAPSPSSALMTVSLEAYLDPQRMSFESPNEMLARVCSPDDTFPVFSPPPCEKEQPAQQTNTLMPITKTAMQTRQHRRQSSLNAVSWPNPNELTVSPRLGRPTSNLTPAEDTPDQVMSPRSPRSPRSFTRHQHRRQSSMGTSVAPDELTVDPSRRRSSFLVSLFVDDDMTRYDDVTTTGVTRKRSRGKSFWGPVGEAGLRDSIRSAASRSPLSHHECNYKLYNFLCSLTASYHLHLL
- the LOC129749644 gene encoding piezo-type mechanosensitive ion channel component-like isoform X6, with the protein product MANYFICLVIQRLILPLILAICCLMRPVGLSLPYLLFLFGLPFVPVATPRSIKGSTGIYFKLYIVISILLLVSQIAFQIVFLALGYELIEPCKFLEVLLRHIGLVRFQGLDAAMVVYWISPEIIMSLAAVVVYIVLRRLVESIPDADQAPTSPTSLEAPDVLPMHCDAFPISREKLAFLTKLGVLLSVGMLCVAAVLQPSVPSGIYFVIFLGSATWWACYKELDRAFGVVLRITLAFLIVHITGLLAYQNPWPQQLLPQNDTIARILALTPILSSACDNVSDIRYVNFDSELGSDFYLNPVVLMICYYCISITSSLLMKPRLMRGGTRRVRDASASDAQNAIPQDSIAMHAIGRKKFSEEDDSSSFFEQIMLATGNVANFIYKNSYIFTNVIMMTWSIMYHSWLTFVLLIWANLIWIMPNQRKNMLNSSPFLVIYAELLLLAQYVYGMKLTDDELPSSVNITGINLAQIGFIKYRDYPCLPLLIKSSFTTMFWISLRQMIQEKQMERRTSTIADMAAPLQVTVGAATAAGSGPGRPLEKKSSAFITRTGTLINSFLIKFWIWVVAITLFLSGMTGIRMTGFRIVYMALFLIFVLTFQFSFKVWRKMMYAFWLTVIVYSMSILVLVYTYQFDQFPLYWREYLKISDTLQKDIGLELYETKQLFLHLLNPTMIVIITVIQLHYCHKKFLEISEIPVIQESDIPVISETSSAYGTFSKRKKHSSATDAPPLERDPENSEETSRLKGSNKEEIQERVIADNTSEILEDLRFRKLSKQEIKGVAQKMFNIVSKLAELFWLFAEIHLLKIILIVAFSLSVETISFIHLMYVLMTVFAVKSHTGSLVLITRIMSLISAILLITTMIYQVDYINESNYESTCPNIDVNETHWDMNNAKWFGFQKTSGVNSLADLLRPYLIYIIVVTIHAVVVLRQTIRRLRLGQSPRTPHLMFPNITRADADKDIPRMIKYLFNYGYYKFGVEISLVALIIVTAWRMDIFSCFYAIWICFLFHMTREGLRRIWRVITWFVVVIIPFQYVIFIGLPPILCVDYPWDIAFLDRFRKWAMLPENTAEFREQASKMVADFLLLMFLCRQTLVFRIEIRYASCPDDFGGGSNKSALEDIDKLGTVPFINPTPDFIAKVRNWLDVVKRGVFLVFFWFTLAIVFWTGSSRVTLFSIGYLIGAFTFLWQGTDFYLRPIKSILKTWNVLIAYNVFVITTKTLLQLVGCLYLQQLTESTCWLVQLLGISCLSARENGDVIPDPVQPPAPDLSQCNVPYDDSGLFWDGVCFAFLLLQRRIFASHYFCHIINETKASTILASRGAELIEELRIKEVKLEAERESQILQKIKMKMDRIKATQQKILEPVHEPSTHAKGYHTPIEDEIAGGSMIIEGEGISEIPSDNGRLTVGRGSYHTQAPSPSSALMTVSLEAYLDPQRMSFESPNEMLARVCSPDDTFPVFSPPPCEKEQPAQQTNTLMPITKTAMQTRQHRRQSSLNAVSWPNPNELTVSPRLGRPTSNLTPAEDTPDQVMSPRSPRSPRSFTRHQHRRQSSMGTSVAPDELTVDPSRRRSSFLVSLFVDDDMTRYDDVTTTGVTRKRSRGKSFWGPVGEAGLRDSIRSAASRSPLSHHECNYKLYNFLCSLTASYHLHLL